A genome region from Microbacterium profundi includes the following:
- a CDS encoding PspA/IM30 family protein, with protein sequence MTKQSIFGRISTLMKANINAMIDSAEDPQKMIDQLVRDYTNNVADAEAAIAETIGNLRLLERDHEEDVQSATNWGNKAIAASRKADELRNSGETSDADKFDSLAKIALQRQISAEREATGAEPTIASQTEIVDKLKSGLNGMKDKLGELKNKRSELLARAKVAEAQTKVQDAVSSINVLDPTSELGRFEDKVRRQEALAQGKVELAASSLDAQFESLDDLGELTEVEARLAELKSGASQSQIES encoded by the coding sequence ATGACCAAGCAGTCCATCTTCGGTCGCATCTCCACCCTGATGAAGGCCAACATCAACGCCATGATCGATTCTGCGGAAGACCCGCAGAAGATGATCGACCAGCTCGTCCGCGACTACACCAACAACGTCGCAGACGCCGAGGCGGCGATCGCCGAGACGATCGGCAACCTGCGCCTCCTGGAGCGCGATCACGAGGAAGACGTCCAGTCCGCGACGAACTGGGGCAACAAGGCCATCGCAGCGAGCCGCAAGGCCGACGAACTCCGCAACAGCGGCGAGACGTCTGACGCCGACAAGTTCGACAGCCTCGCGAAGATCGCCCTTCAGCGTCAGATCAGCGCGGAACGCGAAGCGACCGGCGCAGAGCCGACCATCGCATCGCAGACCGAGATCGTCGACAAGCTCAAGAGCGGCCTGAACGGCATGAAGGACAAGCTCGGCGAGCTCAAGAACAAGCGCAGCGAGCTGCTCGCCCGCGCCAAGGTCGCCGAAGCGCAGACCAAGGTGCAGGACGCGGTCTCGTCGATCAACGTGCTCGACCCGACCAGCGAGCTCGGTCGTTTCGAAGACAAGGTCCGCCGCCAGGAGGCGCTCGCCCAAGGCAAGGTCGAGCTCGCGGCATCGAGCCTGGACGCGCAGTTCGAGAGCCTCGACGACCTCGGTGAGCTCACCGAGGTCGAGGCCAGGCTCGCCGAGCTCAAGTCCGGCGCGTCGCAGTCGCAGATCGAGTCCTGA
- a CDS encoding SIP domain-containing protein, whose amino-acid sequence MTTSIDVRTGRAQRRAARMRAHYLVTADENSLAELEAFLVTLPLCASGRIFIEVPNVDDIGVIEAPARMTVTWLARSSRSGAAGSGRSCAPGAAIARATCAWADEMLCDGENPTHVTLLGGYLGTADIIEHLTGALSIPASTIHAPERFGLLPLDR is encoded by the coding sequence ATGACGACCTCCATCGATGTCCGCACCGGCCGAGCTCAGCGCCGCGCAGCGCGCATGCGTGCGCACTACCTGGTGACGGCCGACGAGAACTCGCTGGCTGAACTCGAGGCATTCCTCGTGACACTTCCCCTGTGCGCATCGGGGCGCATCTTCATCGAAGTTCCGAACGTCGATGACATCGGCGTCATCGAGGCACCGGCCCGCATGACCGTGACCTGGCTCGCCCGCTCATCACGCTCGGGTGCAGCCGGATCCGGGCGCTCCTGCGCGCCAGGCGCAGCGATCGCGCGCGCAACGTGCGCCTGGGCCGATGAGATGCTGTGCGATGGCGAGAACCCGACGCACGTGACCCTGCTCGGTGGCTACCTCGGCACGGCCGACATCATCGAGCACCTCACGGGTGCGCTCAGCATCCCGGCATCCACGATCCACGCCCCAGAGCGCTTCGGTCTGCTTCCGCTCGACCGCTAG
- a CDS encoding DUF3097 domain-containing protein, giving the protein MDDRYGSDVLADGWRNRGAKQIPDVAAARDLVVEVADDGFCGAVTRVQSGHVELEDRVGRKRLFPLGGGFLIDGQPVRLTPTAPSKQALKRTASGSFAVADQRARVALPSRILVEGKHDAELVEKVWGADLRVEGVAVEFLEGIDKLEDLLAEEPPSADRRYGVLVDHLVPGSKETRIADAILRGPHGLHLKIVGHPFIDVWQCVTPKTLGISRWPEIPRGTDWKTGICRAFGWPHDTQGDTGRAWQHILSKVHTYRDLEPALLGRVEELIDFVTEPAGSAVP; this is encoded by the coding sequence ATGGACGACAGGTACGGCTCGGATGTGCTCGCAGACGGATGGCGAAACCGCGGAGCGAAGCAGATCCCGGACGTCGCCGCCGCGCGCGACCTGGTGGTCGAGGTCGCGGACGACGGATTCTGCGGTGCGGTGACGCGCGTGCAGTCCGGGCATGTCGAGCTGGAGGATCGCGTGGGCCGCAAGCGGCTGTTCCCGCTCGGAGGCGGGTTCCTGATCGATGGACAGCCTGTGCGACTGACACCGACTGCTCCTTCGAAGCAGGCGCTGAAGCGCACAGCATCCGGCTCCTTCGCCGTCGCCGACCAGCGTGCACGTGTCGCGCTGCCCAGTCGCATCCTCGTCGAGGGCAAGCACGACGCCGAGCTCGTCGAGAAGGTATGGGGCGCCGACCTGCGAGTCGAGGGCGTCGCGGTCGAGTTCCTCGAGGGCATCGACAAGCTCGAAGACCTGCTCGCCGAGGAGCCGCCGAGCGCGGACCGCCGCTACGGCGTGCTGGTGGACCACCTCGTACCAGGCTCCAAGGAGACACGCATCGCCGACGCCATCCTGCGCGGGCCGCACGGGCTGCACCTCAAGATCGTCGGGCATCCGTTCATCGACGTGTGGCAGTGCGTCACGCCGAAGACCCTTGGCATCTCGCGGTGGCCTGAGATCCCCCGAGGCACGGATTGGAAGACCGGCATCTGCCGTGCATTCGGATGGCCGCATGACACGCAGGGCGACACGGGACGGGCCTGGCAGCACATCCTGAGCAAGGTGCACACGTACCGCGATCTCGAGCCGGCGCTGCTCGGCCGGGTCGAGGAGCTGATTGACTTCGTCACGGAGCCCGCCGGCTCAGCCGTTCCCTGA
- a CDS encoding arginase family protein: MARFLVAPQWQGSPAPRAMLLVDGASAIAGDLPRKASTVLDVPLEAGDSLGTRVHRLSSLQRVRELIAQEIAAETVLIGGDCSVTVAALDAIDREDIAVVWCDAHPDLHTPETSPSGAFSGMALRAVLGEGEPQLALSPGVARDRVITVGARVVDDEEEEPLAGLTQLSVDDLDDVDALAEAVAATGASRVWVHIDVDVLDPSELAGVSSAAPFGVSTSALSAAIRALRTRIPLAGATIAGFAPRSADDAVEDLGAILRLVGAVA; the protein is encoded by the coding sequence GTGGCCAGATTTCTCGTGGCACCGCAGTGGCAGGGCTCCCCTGCCCCTCGCGCGATGCTGCTCGTCGACGGTGCATCCGCCATCGCCGGGGACCTTCCGCGCAAGGCCAGCACCGTGCTCGACGTTCCGCTCGAAGCCGGTGATTCGCTGGGCACCCGCGTGCATCGGTTGAGTTCGCTTCAGCGCGTCCGCGAGCTGATCGCGCAGGAGATCGCTGCGGAGACGGTTCTCATCGGCGGGGACTGCAGCGTGACTGTCGCCGCTCTCGACGCGATCGACCGCGAAGACATCGCTGTGGTCTGGTGCGATGCGCACCCCGATCTGCACACGCCGGAAACCTCGCCCTCGGGTGCCTTCTCCGGCATGGCGCTGCGCGCGGTGCTCGGCGAAGGAGAGCCTCAACTCGCGCTCTCCCCCGGCGTTGCGCGCGATCGCGTCATCACCGTGGGTGCTCGCGTCGTGGACGATGAAGAAGAGGAACCGCTCGCCGGCCTCACCCAGCTGTCCGTCGACGACCTCGACGACGTGGATGCCCTGGCCGAAGCCGTCGCCGCGACGGGCGCGAGCCGCGTCTGGGTGCACATCGACGTGGACGTGCTCGACCCGTCCGAACTCGCGGGAGTGTCCTCGGCCGCGCCCTTCGGTGTCAGCACGAGCGCACTCAGCGCGGCCATCCGTGCACTCCGCACGCGGATTCCTCTCGCGGGCGCGACGATCGCCGGCTTCGCCCCGCGGTCCGCCGACGACGCGGTGGAAGACCTGGGCGCGATCCTTCGTCTCGTGGGTGCCGTCGCATGA
- a CDS encoding TPM domain-containing protein encodes MTVMLGLIVAMFASGWVGSAAVATPPVTLSSDFVTDEAGVLSSGELDAANARLGELASANGGDLYVVFVDEFTDPVDSVDWTDQVAADNGLGPDQYLIAVALDSGQYAIFADASGPLSDSQIDAVVQAMENGLRARDWDGAVIAAADAFPGQAGQPGDAGGFVGILIALVVVAVVVIVIVMIVRSRKKKKDAARPTVPDPNDPYAVVSDDDLEKQAGSALVQADDAITSSRQEVGFAVAQYGEDSTAAFTQVVEAAQAKIAEAFALKQQIDDEVPDTAEQRRAWHIQIIQLCDAADDLLDENIEAFEELRKLEAEAPQALERLTARRAAAQQLLTAAPAALAALSQNYDAAALSTVAENPAQAQQRLSLADSEMAAASQLIAAGNSGEAAFAIRTAEAAVQQSEELTAAVTSLGANLSAVEEQARALIADLEADLAAAAAMPDSEAQLAPLIARTRANIDSAQESLQASRRNPQQVLETLDSANTQIDAALGQAREASAVAQRTQRMLQQRLTQAQAQISAATDFITTRRGAIGATARTRLAEANAAYSEAVATQATDPALATERATRAANLAGEAISYAQSEVSSFNNGGWGGSNGGWGGSSGGSGLGGDILGGILGGLLSGGGGSGRSSGGGWSGGSSWRSSGSSRSSRPSSFGGGSRSGGRSRGGRF; translated from the coding sequence ATGACGGTCATGCTGGGGTTGATCGTGGCGATGTTCGCTTCGGGTTGGGTCGGATCGGCCGCGGTTGCAACACCTCCGGTGACGCTGAGCTCCGACTTCGTCACCGATGAGGCGGGTGTTCTCAGTTCCGGCGAGTTGGATGCCGCCAACGCGCGACTCGGTGAGCTGGCATCAGCGAACGGTGGCGACCTGTACGTCGTGTTCGTCGACGAGTTCACCGACCCGGTCGACAGTGTGGACTGGACCGATCAGGTGGCCGCAGACAACGGACTCGGTCCTGACCAGTATCTGATCGCCGTTGCTCTCGACTCCGGGCAGTACGCGATCTTCGCGGATGCGAGTGGCCCATTGAGCGACAGCCAGATCGACGCGGTCGTGCAGGCCATGGAGAACGGCCTGCGCGCGCGCGACTGGGACGGCGCAGTCATCGCTGCCGCAGATGCCTTCCCCGGTCAGGCCGGTCAGCCCGGCGATGCCGGCGGCTTCGTCGGGATCCTCATCGCACTCGTCGTGGTTGCGGTGGTGGTGATCGTGATCGTGATGATCGTGCGGTCGCGCAAGAAGAAGAAGGATGCTGCGCGACCGACGGTCCCCGATCCGAACGACCCGTACGCCGTCGTGAGCGACGACGACCTCGAGAAGCAGGCCGGCAGCGCGCTCGTGCAGGCCGATGACGCCATCACCTCGAGCCGTCAGGAGGTCGGCTTCGCCGTCGCCCAGTACGGCGAGGACTCGACTGCGGCGTTCACGCAGGTCGTCGAAGCCGCACAGGCGAAGATCGCAGAGGCCTTCGCCCTCAAGCAGCAGATCGACGACGAGGTGCCGGACACCGCGGAGCAGCGCCGCGCCTGGCACATCCAGATCATCCAGCTGTGCGATGCGGCCGACGACCTGCTCGATGAGAACATCGAGGCCTTCGAAGAACTGCGAAAGCTCGAAGCAGAAGCACCGCAGGCCCTCGAGCGGCTCACGGCGCGGCGCGCGGCGGCTCAGCAGCTGCTCACCGCTGCACCGGCCGCTCTCGCCGCGCTGTCTCAGAACTACGACGCGGCGGCGCTCTCGACCGTCGCGGAGAACCCGGCGCAGGCGCAGCAGCGGCTCTCGCTCGCCGATTCCGAGATGGCAGCAGCCTCTCAGCTCATCGCGGCCGGCAATAGCGGCGAAGCCGCCTTCGCGATCCGCACCGCAGAGGCCGCCGTCCAGCAGAGCGAAGAACTCACCGCCGCAGTCACGAGCCTCGGCGCGAATCTGTCGGCAGTGGAGGAGCAGGCGCGCGCGCTCATCGCCGATCTCGAAGCCGATCTCGCCGCAGCCGCAGCGATGCCCGACTCCGAAGCGCAACTCGCCCCGCTCATCGCCCGTACCCGGGCGAACATCGACAGCGCGCAGGAGAGCCTGCAGGCCTCCCGACGCAACCCGCAGCAGGTGCTCGAGACACTCGACTCGGCGAACACGCAGATCGATGCGGCGCTCGGACAGGCCCGCGAGGCATCCGCGGTCGCACAGCGCACGCAGCGGATGCTGCAGCAGAGGCTGACACAGGCGCAAGCACAGATCTCCGCGGCAACCGACTTCATCACGACCCGCCGCGGCGCGATCGGCGCAACGGCACGCACCCGACTTGCGGAGGCGAACGCCGCATACTCCGAGGCTGTGGCGACGCAGGCGACAGATCCGGCCCTCGCCACCGAACGCGCCACCCGTGCTGCGAACCTCGCCGGCGAAGCCATCTCCTACGCGCAGAGCGAGGTCTCCTCGTTCAACAACGGCGGCTGGGGCGGAAGCAACGGCGGCTGGGGCGGAAGCAGCGGTGGCAGCGGTCTCGGCGGCGACATCCTCGGCGGCATCCTCGGCGGCCTGCTCAGCGGCGGCGGCGGTTCCGGCCGCAGCAGCGGGGGCGGATGGAGCGGCGGGAGCAGTTGGCGCTCCAGCGGCAGCAGCCGCAGCAGCCGTCCGTCCAGCTTCGGCGGCGGGTCCCGCAGTGGCGGCCGCTCCAGAGGGGGGCGCTTCTAA